A DNA window from Choristoneura fumiferana chromosome 24, NRCan_CFum_1, whole genome shotgun sequence contains the following coding sequences:
- the LOC141441421 gene encoding stress-associated endoplasmic reticulum protein 2, translated as MAPKQRMRIANEIASKNITQRGNVPKTTKEKEDQYPVAPWLLALFIFVVCGSAIFQIIQSIRLA; from the exons ATGGCGCCAAAACAGAGAATGCGTATTGCCAACGAGATCGCAAGCAAAAACATCACCCAGCGTGGCAACGTGCCCAAAACCACCAAG GAAAAGGAAGACCAATACCCAGTGGCACCGTGGCTGTTAGCTCTCTTCATCTTCGTAGTGTGTGGCTCCGCTATATTCCAGATCATTCAGTCCATCCGATTGGCCTAG